The Pempheris klunzingeri isolate RE-2024b chromosome 1, fPemKlu1.hap1, whole genome shotgun sequence genome includes a region encoding these proteins:
- the hp gene encoding haptoglobin: MWFSLTVLVLAIWACQADVAHPEERMKASRSASLRSRRMIGGNLAPHVPWQAMVFFANSILGGYAGGALISDRWVLTAGRNLFVKKSRQDIQGKDPVIPKVYLGISRREEANASKEVAVGKVILHPGFQNQSEWDNDLALIQLKAPVVMSNKVTPIPLPERGQDVADTVGGSGVISGWGWGIYFTPAKSLKYLVLPLANHSDCKAEYEHLRSLTPTVDDNMFCTGPTKFEENVCFGDAGGALAVKDAETGDIYAAGILSYDKSCNGYKYGVYMKLSSYLPWIHSVIRGDTEKSSALRSDAMSKMYSWQQ; encoded by the exons CCTCCAGGTCAGCATCACTCCGTTCCAGGCGAATGATTGGAGGGAATTTGGCTCCTCATGTCCCCTGGCAGGCCATGGTCTTCTTTGCGAACAGCATACTAGGCGGCTATGCAGGTGGTGCTCTCATCTCTGACCGCTGGGTTTTGACGGCTGGTAGGAACCTTTTTGTGAAGAAGAGTCGACAGGACATTCAGGGAAAAGATCCCGTCATTCCTAAAGTGTACCTGGGAATCTCAAGACGGGAAGAAGCTAATGCCTCCAAAGAAGTCGCTGTAGGAAAG GTTATTCTCCATCCAGGCTTTCAGAACCAATCTGAGTGGGACAACGACCTGGCTCTGATTCAGCTGAAGGCACCGGTGGTTATGAGCAATAAAGTGACCCCCATCCCCCTGCCAGAGAGAGGCCAGGATGTGGCAGACACTGTGGGAGGGTCGGGGGTCATCAGTGGCTGGGGCTGGGGGATCTACTTCACCCCTGCTAAATCACTCAAATACCTCGTGCTCCCCCTGGCCAATCACTCTGACTGTAAGGCGGAATATGAACATCTACGGTCGCTCACACCGACTGTAGATGACAACATGTTCTGCACTGGACCAACCAAGTTCgaggaaaatgtttgttttggtgatgCAGGAGGTGCTCTGGCTGTCAAAGATGCTGAAACTGGGGACATTTACGCTGCGGGGATCCTTTCCTATGACAAGTCCTGCAACGGATATAAGTATGGAGTCTACATGAAGCTTTCCTCATATTTGCCCTGGATCCACAGTGTCATCaggggagacacagagaaatcATCTGCTCTGCGCTCTGATGCAATGTCTAAGATGTACTCATGGCAGCAGTAG